A genome region from Neisseria meningitidis includes the following:
- the atpA gene encoding F0F1 ATP synthase subunit alpha — translation MQLNPAEISDLIKAKIENLSVNAEVRTRGTVISVTDGIVRIHGLSDAMQGEMLEFPGNTFGLAMNLERDSVGAVVLGEHEHIKEGDTVTCTGRILEVPVGRELVGRVVDALGRPIDGKGPINTTLTAPIEKIAPGVIARKSVDQPMQTGLKAIDSMVPVGRGQRELIIGDRQTGKTAVALDAIVNQKGTGVICIYVAIGQKASSIANVVRKLEEHGAMEHTIVVAATASEAAALQYIAPYSGCTMGEFFRDRGEDALIVYDDLSKQAVAYRQISLLLRRPPGREAYPGDVFYLHSRLLERAARVNEHEVEKLTNGEVKGKTGSLTALPIIETQAGDVSAFVPTNVISITDGQIFLETDLFNAGIRPAINAGISVSRVGGAAQTKVIKKLGGGIRLALAQYRELAAFSQFASDLDEATRKQLEHGEVVTELMKQKQFSTLNTAEMALTLWAINNGSYSDVPVAKALAFESEFLSFVRTQHPEVLEAVNASGAMSDESEKTLEAAMKSFKSSYAYQA, via the coding sequence ATGCAGCTTAATCCTGCTGAAATTAGCGATTTGATTAAAGCCAAGATCGAAAATCTGTCTGTAAATGCCGAAGTGCGTACCCGTGGTACGGTGATTTCGGTAACTGACGGTATCGTTCGCATCCATGGTTTGTCAGATGCAATGCAAGGTGAGATGCTCGAATTCCCGGGTAACACTTTCGGCTTGGCGATGAACCTGGAGCGCGACTCCGTCGGCGCCGTAGTGTTGGGCGAGCACGAACATATTAAAGAAGGCGACACGGTTACCTGTACCGGTCGTATCTTGGAAGTGCCGGTCGGACGCGAACTGGTCGGACGCGTCGTTGATGCATTGGGTCGGCCTATCGACGGCAAAGGCCCGATTAATACAACTTTGACCGCCCCTATCGAAAAAATCGCACCGGGCGTGATTGCGCGCAAATCGGTTGACCAGCCGATGCAAACCGGTCTGAAGGCGATTGACTCTATGGTTCCTGTCGGTCGCGGTCAGCGTGAGTTGATTATTGGCGACCGTCAAACCGGTAAAACGGCCGTAGCGCTGGATGCCATCGTCAACCAAAAAGGTACGGGTGTTATCTGTATCTATGTCGCTATCGGTCAAAAAGCATCTTCTATTGCCAACGTGGTCCGCAAATTGGAAGAGCATGGCGCGATGGAACACACGATTGTGGTTGCTGCAACTGCATCTGAAGCGGCGGCATTGCAATATATCGCACCTTACTCCGGTTGTACGATGGGTGAATTCTTCCGCGACCGCGGCGAAGATGCCTTGATTGTTTATGACGATTTGTCCAAACAGGCTGTGGCTTACCGTCAAATTTCCCTGCTTTTGCGCCGTCCGCCCGGCCGCGAAGCCTATCCCGGCGATGTGTTCTACCTGCACTCCCGTCTGTTGGAACGTGCAGCACGTGTCAATGAACACGAAGTGGAGAAATTGACCAACGGCGAAGTAAAAGGCAAAACCGGTTCTCTGACTGCTTTGCCGATTATCGAAACCCAAGCGGGCGACGTATCTGCTTTCGTTCCGACTAACGTCATTTCGATTACCGACGGTCAGATTTTCTTGGAAACCGACCTCTTCAACGCCGGTATCCGTCCTGCAATCAATGCCGGTATTTCCGTATCCCGCGTAGGCGGTGCTGCACAAACCAAAGTGATTAAAAAGCTGGGTGGCGGTATCCGTTTGGCGTTGGCACAATATCGTGAATTGGCGGCGTTCTCGCAATTTGCATCCGATTTGGATGAAGCTACGCGCAAACAATTGGAGCATGGCGAAGTCGTAACCGAACTGATGAAACAGAAACAGTTCAGTACGTTGAATACGGCTGAAATGGCTTTGACCCTTTGGGCAATCAACAACGGTTCGTATTCTGATGTTCCGGTTGCCAAAGCTCTGGCTTTTGAATCTGAATTTTTGAGCTTTGTCCGTACCCAACATCCGGAAGTTTTGGAAGCCGTCAATGCTTCAGGTGCAATGTCCGACGAGAGCGAGAAAACGCTTGAAGCAGCCATGAAATCCTTCAAATCTTCTTACGCCTATCAGGCATAA
- the atpG gene encoding F0F1 ATP synthase subunit gamma, translating to MAVGKEILTKIRSVQNTQKITKAMQMVSTSKMRKTQERMRLARPYAEKVRMVMSHLAQTNTDHGIPLLESHREIRRVGFILITSDKGLCGGLNANVLKKFLAQVQEYQNQGIEEEIVCLGSKGLMACQSIGLNVVASAVNLGDTPKMEMLFGPLTELFQRYEKHEIDRIHLVYSGFVNTMRQEPRMEVLLPIGENVIGDSAPKSPFSWEYRYEPTALAVLEYLVRRYLESVVYQALSDNMASEQAARMVAMKAATDNAGNAIKELRLVYNKSRQAAITTELSEIVAGAAAV from the coding sequence ATGGCAGTAGGAAAAGAGATTCTCACCAAAATCCGCAGTGTTCAGAATACCCAAAAGATCACTAAAGCGATGCAGATGGTGTCAACCTCTAAAATGCGGAAGACTCAGGAACGGATGCGTTTGGCGCGTCCGTATGCCGAAAAAGTGCGTATGGTGATGAGCCATCTTGCGCAAACCAATACCGATCATGGTATTCCGTTACTGGAATCTCATCGGGAAATCAGACGTGTCGGTTTTATTTTGATTACGTCTGATAAGGGTTTGTGTGGCGGTTTGAACGCCAACGTGCTGAAAAAGTTTTTGGCACAAGTTCAAGAGTATCAGAATCAAGGTATTGAAGAGGAAATCGTATGCCTTGGCAGTAAAGGTCTGATGGCGTGTCAGAGCATTGGTCTGAATGTGGTTGCCAGTGCCGTAAATTTGGGCGATACCCCAAAAATGGAAATGCTGTTCGGACCTTTGACAGAACTCTTCCAACGGTATGAGAAACATGAAATTGACAGAATCCATCTGGTGTATTCGGGTTTTGTCAATACCATGCGTCAAGAACCGAGAATGGAAGTATTGCTGCCTATCGGTGAGAACGTGATTGGCGATTCAGCTCCCAAATCACCGTTCAGCTGGGAATACCGCTACGAACCGACTGCACTTGCAGTGTTGGAATATTTGGTTCGCCGCTATTTAGAGTCTGTGGTTTATCAGGCGTTGAGCGACAATATGGCATCCGAACAGGCAGCCCGCATGGTTGCCATGAAAGCTGCAACAGACAATGCAGGCAATGCCATCAAAGAGTTGCGTTTGGTATATAACAAATCGCGTCAAGCTGCGATTACCACGGAATTGTCAGAAATTGTAGCAGGTGCGGCGGCTGTCTGA
- a CDS encoding UbiX family flavin prenyltransferase, with protein sequence MVRRLIIGISGASGFQYGVKALELLRAQDIETHLVVSKGAEMARASETAYARDEVYALADFVHPIGNIGACIASGTFKTDGMLVAPCSMRTLASVVHGFGDNLLTRAADVVLKERRRLVLMVRETPLNLAHLDNMKRVTEMGGVVFPPVPAMYRKPQTADDIVAHSVAHALSLFGIDTPDSAEWQGMAD encoded by the coding sequence ATGGTACGGCGTTTGATAATCGGCATCAGTGGGGCGAGCGGTTTCCAATACGGCGTGAAGGCTTTGGAACTTTTACGCGCGCAAGATATCGAAACGCACCTTGTGGTATCGAAAGGTGCGGAGATGGCGCGCGCTTCGGAAACGGCTTATGCGAGAGACGAGGTATATGCCTTGGCGGACTTCGTGCATCCGATCGGCAATATCGGGGCGTGCATTGCCAGCGGTACGTTTAAAACGGACGGGATGCTGGTCGCCCCCTGTTCGATGCGGACGCTTGCCTCGGTCGTGCACGGCTTCGGCGACAACCTCTTGACGCGTGCGGCGGATGTGGTTTTGAAGGAAAGGCGGCGGCTGGTGCTGATGGTGCGCGAAACGCCGCTGAACCTTGCCCATTTGGACAATATGAAGCGGGTAACGGAAATGGGCGGCGTGGTGTTTCCCCCTGTTCCTGCGATGTACCGCAAACCGCAGACGGCGGACGACATAGTGGCGCACAGTGTTGCACACGCTTTGTCGCTGTTCGGAATCGATACGCCGGATTCGGCGGAATGGCAGGGAATGGCGGATTAA
- the atpB gene encoding F0F1 ATP synthase subunit A, whose translation MAGETITAADYIKHHLQSLTSLSDVTQGQGLKNIADFSFINLDAVFFAVLLGVIGSFLLWRGAKKATAGVPGRFQAAVEILFEFVDDMCKSIIHNEKSRKAVAPLGLTLFVWIFLMNAMDMLPVDLLPMVWQGITGNHHALLRVVPTADLNTTLALAVGVLLICIYYNIKIKGLGGWFHELFSAPFGAKLAPANFLLNLVEFLSKTVSHGMRLFGNMYAGELVFLLIALLGGAWAASGSVEVMDPILFVFHIIAGLAWAIFHILVITLQAFIFMALAFVYIGQAHDAH comes from the coding sequence ATGGCAGGTGAAACCATTACCGCTGCCGACTACATCAAGCACCACTTGCAGAGCTTGACCAGTTTGTCGGATGTTACTCAGGGTCAGGGACTGAAAAACATTGCTGATTTTTCGTTTATTAACCTTGATGCCGTCTTTTTTGCCGTCCTGTTGGGCGTAATCGGCAGCTTCCTGTTGTGGCGCGGTGCAAAAAAAGCGACGGCAGGCGTTCCCGGACGTTTCCAGGCCGCCGTGGAAATCTTGTTTGAGTTTGTGGACGATATGTGTAAGAGCATCATTCACAACGAAAAGTCTAGAAAAGCCGTCGCGCCGTTGGGTCTGACGCTGTTTGTCTGGATTTTCCTGATGAACGCGATGGATATGCTGCCGGTCGATTTGCTGCCGATGGTATGGCAGGGCATTACCGGCAACCATCACGCCCTGTTGCGCGTCGTACCGACTGCCGATTTGAACACCACTTTGGCACTCGCTGTCGGCGTGTTGCTGATTTGTATCTATTACAACATCAAAATCAAAGGATTGGGCGGATGGTTTCACGAGTTGTTCAGCGCGCCGTTCGGTGCAAAACTCGCACCTGCGAACTTCCTGCTGAATTTGGTCGAGTTTCTTTCTAAAACCGTATCCCACGGTATGCGGTTGTTCGGCAATATGTATGCAGGCGAGTTGGTATTCTTGTTGATAGCCTTGCTTGGCGGTGCTTGGGCGGCTTCCGGCAGCGTCGAAGTCATGGATCCGATTCTGTTTGTATTCCACATTATTGCCGGTTTGGCATGGGCGATTTTCCATATTTTGGTGATTACCCTGCAGGCGTTTATTTTCATGGCGTTGGCGTTCGTCTATATCGGACAGGCACATGATGCGCACTGA
- a CDS encoding F0F1 ATP synthase subunit B — protein MNINATLFAQIIVFFGLVWFTMKFVWPPIAKALDERAAKVAEGLAAAERGKSDFEQAEKKVAELLAEGRNQVSEMVANAEKRAAKIVEEAKEQASSEAARIAAQAKADVEQELFRARESLREQVAVLAVKGAESILRSEVDASKHAKLLDTLKQEL, from the coding sequence GTGAATATCAATGCAACATTATTCGCTCAAATCATCGTCTTTTTCGGTTTGGTATGGTTTACCATGAAATTCGTGTGGCCGCCGATTGCAAAAGCTTTGGATGAGCGTGCCGCAAAAGTCGCCGAAGGCTTGGCAGCTGCCGAGCGTGGTAAAAGCGATTTCGAGCAGGCTGAAAAAAAGGTTGCAGAACTCTTGGCAGAAGGGCGTAATCAGGTTTCCGAAATGGTTGCCAACGCCGAAAAACGTGCCGCCAAAATTGTCGAAGAAGCCAAAGAACAGGCTTCTTCCGAGGCGGCGCGCATTGCAGCTCAGGCAAAGGCCGATGTGGAGCAGGAATTGTTCCGCGCACGCGAATCCCTGCGCGAGCAGGTTGCCGTGTTGGCTGTCAAAGGTGCCGAATCTATTTTGCGCAGCGAAGTCGATGCTTCCAAACACGCAAAACTGCTCGATACCCTGAAACAGGAGCTGTAA
- a CDS encoding F0F1 ATP synthase subunit epsilon, whose product MSIMQVEVVSSEQKIYSGEATFIVVPTVQGELGIYPRHEPIMSLVRLGALRLTVLGEDKEVLVAVSGGVLEVQPDKVTVLADVAVRSAEMDQARAEEAKKAAEAGISQAKDDKALAEAHKALAAAIAQLKTLDYIRSHKK is encoded by the coding sequence ATGAGCATCATGCAAGTTGAGGTGGTAAGTAGCGAGCAGAAAATCTATTCAGGCGAGGCAACATTTATCGTTGTTCCGACTGTACAGGGCGAACTCGGTATTTATCCGCGACACGAGCCGATTATGAGTTTGGTGCGGCTGGGGGCTTTGCGTTTGACCGTTCTGGGCGAGGATAAAGAGGTTTTGGTTGCTGTTTCCGGCGGTGTTTTGGAAGTACAGCCTGATAAAGTAACTGTCTTGGCGGATGTTGCCGTCCGCAGTGCGGAGATGGATCAGGCACGTGCGGAAGAGGCGAAAAAAGCCGCAGAAGCGGGCATTTCCCAAGCTAAAGACGATAAGGCTTTGGCGGAGGCGCATAAAGCATTGGCTGCTGCGATTGCACAGCTCAAAACTTTGGACTATATCCGTTCGCACAAGAAATAA
- a CDS encoding ParB/RepB/Spo0J family partition protein: MAKVKGGLGRGLDSLLANGADNSSGDRLTTVAVKDIRPGRYQARVQIDDEALQELADSIKAQGVIQPVIVREHGLSRYELIAGERRWRAAQIAGLTEIPAVIKTISDETALAMGLIENLQRENLNPIEEAQGLKRLADEFGLTHETIAQAVGKSRSAISNSLRLLSLPEPVQEMLYQRRLEMGHARALLTLPVVEQLELAQKAVKNGWSVREVERRSQAALQNKRPEPKKTAAADIGRLNDLLTEKLGVNAEIKTANHKKGKIILHFDTPETFDHILKQLGIDYRP, encoded by the coding sequence ATGGCAAAAGTAAAAGGCGGATTGGGGCGCGGTTTGGATTCGCTGCTCGCCAACGGCGCAGACAACAGCAGCGGCGACCGATTGACCACGGTTGCGGTTAAAGATATCCGGCCCGGCCGCTATCAGGCGCGTGTTCAAATCGATGACGAAGCCTTGCAGGAGCTGGCAGATTCGATTAAGGCGCAAGGCGTGATACAGCCCGTCATCGTGCGCGAACACGGACTGTCCCGATACGAACTGATTGCAGGCGAACGCCGTTGGCGCGCCGCACAGATTGCCGGTCTGACCGAAATCCCTGCCGTTATCAAAACCATCAGCGACGAAACCGCATTGGCAATGGGTTTGATCGAAAACCTCCAGCGCGAAAACCTCAACCCCATCGAAGAAGCACAAGGCTTGAAACGCCTTGCCGACGAGTTCGGACTGACCCACGAAACCATCGCCCAAGCCGTCGGTAAAAGCCGAAGCGCGATTTCCAACAGCCTGCGCCTTTTAAGCCTGCCCGAACCCGTGCAGGAAATGCTTTACCAACGCCGCCTCGAAATGGGGCACGCCCGCGCACTGCTGACCCTGCCCGTCGTCGAACAGCTCGAATTGGCGCAAAAGGCCGTCAAAAACGGCTGGTCGGTGCGCGAAGTCGAACGCCGCAGCCAAGCCGCCCTTCAAAACAAACGTCCCGAGCCCAAAAAGACTGCCGCCGCCGACATCGGCCGCCTGAATGATTTGCTGACTGAAAAACTGGGTGTCAACGCCGAAATCAAAACCGCCAACCATAAAAAAGGCAAAATCATCCTGCATTTCGACACGCCCGAAACCTTCGACCATATCTTGAAGCAGTTGGGCATAGATTACCGACCTTAA
- a CDS encoding IS30-like element IS1655 family transposase: MSYTQLTQGERYHIQYLFRHCTVTEIAKQLNRHKSTISREIRRHRTQGQQYSAEKAQRQSRTIKQRKRQPYKLDSQLIQHIDTLIRRKLSPEQVCAYLCKHHQITLHHSTIYRHLRQDKSNGSTLWQHLRICSKPYRKRYGSTWTRGKVPNRVGIENRPAIVDQKSRIGDWEADTIVGKGQKSALLTLVERVTRYTIICKLDSLKAEDTARAAVRTLKAHKDRVHTITMDNGKEFYQHTKITKALKAETYFCRPYHSWEKGLNENTNGLIRQYFPKQTDFRNISDREIRRVQDELNHRPRKTLGYETPSVLFLNLFQPLIH; this comes from the coding sequence ATGAGCTACACGCAACTGACCCAAGGCGAACGATACCACATCCAATACCTGTTCCGCCACTGCACCGTCACCGAAATCGCCAAACAGCTGAACCGCCACAAAAGCACCATCAGCCGCGAAATCAGACGGCACCGCACCCAAGGGCAGCAATACAGCGCCGAAAAAGCCCAGCGGCAAAGCCGGACTATCAAACAGCGTAAGCGACAACCCTATAAGCTCGATTCGCAGCTGATTCAGCACATCGACACCCTTATCCGCCGCAAACTCAGTCCCGAACAAGTATGCGCCTACCTGTGCAAACACCACCAGATCACGCTCCACCACAGCACCATTTACCGCCACCTTCGCCAAGACAAAAGCAACGGCAGCACGTTGTGGCAACATCTCAGAATATGCAGCAAACCCTACCGCAAACGCTACGGCAGCACATGGACCAGAGGCAAAGTACCCAACCGTGTCGGCATAGAAAACCGACCCGCTATCGTCGACCAGAAATCCCGTATCGGCGATTGGGAAGCCGACACCATTGTCGGCAAAGGACAGAAAAGCGCATTATTGACCTTGGTCGAACGCGTTACCCGCTACACCATCATCTGCAAATTGGATAGCCTCAAAGCCGAAGACACTGCCCGGGCAGCTGTTAGGACATTAAAGGCACATAAAGACAGGGTGCACACCATCACCATGGATAACGGCAAAGAGTTCTACCAACACACCAAAATAACCAAAGCATTGAAAGCGGAGACTTATTTTTGTCGCCCTTACCATTCTTGGGAGAAAGGGCTGAATGAGAACACCAACGGACTCATCCGGCAATACTTCCCCAAACAAACCGATTTCCGTAACATCAGTGATCGGGAGATACGCAGGGTTCAAGATGAGTTGAACCACCGACCAAGAAAAACACTTGGCTACGAAACGCCAAGTGTTTTATTCTTGAATCTGTTCCAACCACTAATACACTAG
- the atpE gene encoding F0F1 ATP synthase subunit C: protein MGLIAIACGLIVALGALGASIGIAMVGSKYLESSARQPELIGPLQTKLFLIAGLIDAAFLIGVAIALLFAFVNPFAGA, encoded by the coding sequence ATGGGTTTGATTGCTATCGCATGTGGTTTGATCGTTGCATTGGGCGCACTGGGTGCCTCTATCGGTATCGCAATGGTCGGTTCTAAATATTTGGAGTCTTCTGCCCGTCAGCCCGAACTGATCGGTCCGCTGCAAACCAAACTGTTCCTGATTGCCGGTTTGATTGATGCCGCATTCTTGATTGGTGTCGCCATTGCACTGCTGTTCGCCTTCGTTAACCCGTTTGCAGGTGCATAA
- a CDS encoding F0F1 ATP synthase subunit delta, translating to MAEFATIARPYAKALFGLAQEKSQIESWLGGLEKLAAVVQEGKVASLIDRPETNASEKADILIDLVGLKDKELKNFVIVLAGQKRLSILPEVYAQYQDLTLSFNHIKSAVIYSAYPLTDKQVGELAQMLNKRFDSELKISVEIEPELIGGIKVEVGDQVLDLSVQGKLSALYTTMTN from the coding sequence ATGGCAGAGTTCGCAACGATTGCCAGACCTTATGCAAAGGCATTGTTCGGTCTGGCTCAGGAAAAAAGCCAAATTGAGTCTTGGTTGGGCGGACTGGAAAAACTTGCGGCGGTTGTTCAGGAAGGGAAGGTGGCTTCATTGATTGACCGTCCTGAAACGAATGCTTCAGAAAAAGCAGATATCCTCATCGATTTGGTCGGTTTGAAAGACAAGGAGTTGAAAAACTTTGTTATCGTCTTGGCCGGGCAGAAACGTTTGTCGATATTGCCGGAAGTATATGCTCAATATCAAGACTTGACCTTATCATTCAACCATATCAAATCTGCCGTCATTTACAGTGCCTATCCGTTGACCGACAAACAGGTCGGCGAGTTGGCGCAAATGCTGAATAAGCGTTTCGACAGCGAGCTGAAAATCTCTGTCGAAATCGAACCGGAGCTGATTGGCGGCATAAAAGTTGAAGTGGGTGATCAGGTTTTGGATTTGTCTGTACAAGGCAAATTGAGTGCCTTGTACACGACTATGACGAATTAG
- the glyQ gene encoding glycine--tRNA ligase subunit alpha, with protein MLTFQQIIFKLQTFWADKGCTVIQPFDMEVGAGTSHPATCLRALGPEPWFAAYVQPSRRPKDGRYGDNPNRLQHYYQFQVALKPAPANIQDLYLDSLRELGIDPKVHDIRFVEDDWENPTLGAWGLGWEVWLNGMEVTQFTYFQQVGGIDCTPVLGEITYGIERLAMYLQGVENVYDLVWAKTLDGNTVTYGDVYHQNEVEQSTYNFEYSDADWLLRQFNDYEAQAKRLLAEENAALALPAYELVLKAGHTFNLLDARGAISVTERATYIGRIRALSRAVAQKYVESREKLGFPLMKANAA; from the coding sequence ATGCTTACCTTCCAACAAATCATCTTCAAACTGCAAACATTCTGGGCAGACAAAGGCTGCACCGTCATCCAACCCTTCGACATGGAAGTCGGTGCCGGCACATCCCATCCCGCCACCTGTCTGCGCGCACTCGGCCCCGAGCCTTGGTTTGCCGCCTACGTCCAACCCAGCCGCCGCCCCAAAGACGGTCGCTACGGCGACAACCCCAACCGCCTGCAACACTATTACCAATTCCAAGTCGCCCTCAAGCCCGCTCCCGCCAATATCCAAGACCTCTATCTCGACTCCCTGCGCGAATTGGGCATCGACCCCAAAGTGCACGACATCCGCTTTGTCGAAGACGACTGGGAAAACCCCACCCTCGGCGCGTGGGGTTTGGGCTGGGAAGTCTGGCTCAACGGTATGGAAGTAACCCAGTTCACCTATTTCCAACAAGTCGGCGGCATCGACTGCACCCCCGTACTCGGCGAAATCACCTACGGCATCGAACGCTTGGCGATGTACCTGCAAGGCGTGGAAAACGTCTATGACCTCGTTTGGGCAAAAACGCTGGACGGTAATACAGTAACTTACGGCGACGTGTACCACCAAAACGAAGTCGAACAATCCACCTACAACTTCGAATACAGCGATGCCGATTGGCTGCTGCGCCAGTTCAACGACTACGAAGCGCAAGCCAAACGCCTGCTTGCCGAAGAAAACGCCGCCCTCGCCCTGCCTGCCTACGAGCTTGTCCTCAAAGCGGGGCATACGTTCAACCTTTTAGACGCACGCGGCGCGATTTCCGTAACTGAGCGGGCAACTTATATTGGACGTATTCGTGCATTGAGCCGCGCCGTGGCGCAAAAATATGTTGAAAGCCGCGAAAAACTGGGCTTCCCTTTAATGAAGGCAAACGCCGCCTAA
- the atpD gene encoding F0F1 ATP synthase subunit beta produces the protein MSQGKIVQIIGAVVDVEFPRDMIPRVYDALKLDENGLTLEVQQLLGDGVVRTIAMGSSDGLKRGMTVSNTGAPITVPVGKGTLGRIVDVLGTPVDEAGPIDTDKSRAIHQAAPKFDELSSTTELLETGIKVIDLLCPFAKGGKVGLFGGAGVGKTVNMMELINNIAKAHSGLSVFAGVGERTREGNDFYHEMKDSNVLDKVAMVYGQMNEPPGNRLRVALTGLTMAEYFRDEKDENGKGRDVLFFVDNIYRYTLAGTEVSALLGRMPSAVGYQPTLAEEMGCLQERITSTQTGSITSIQAVYVPADDLTDPSPATTFAHLDATVVLSRDIASLGIYPAVDPLDSTSRQLDPMVLGQEHYDVARGVQSTLQKYKELRDIIAILGMDELSDEDKLTVMRARKIQRFLSQPFHVAEVFTGSPGKYVALRDTIAGFKAILNGEYDYLPEQAFYMVGSIEEAVEKAKTLN, from the coding sequence ATGAGCCAAGGCAAAATCGTACAAATTATCGGTGCGGTTGTTGACGTGGAATTTCCACGCGACATGATTCCGCGCGTTTACGACGCTTTGAAATTAGACGAAAACGGTCTGACTTTGGAAGTCCAACAGCTTTTGGGCGACGGCGTAGTCCGTACCATTGCGATGGGCAGCTCGGACGGTTTGAAACGCGGCATGACTGTGAGCAATACCGGTGCGCCCATTACTGTGCCGGTAGGTAAAGGTACGTTGGGACGCATTGTCGATGTATTGGGAACGCCTGTTGACGAGGCAGGTCCGATCGATACCGACAAGAGTCGTGCCATCCACCAAGCCGCTCCTAAGTTTGACGAACTGTCTTCCACAACCGAATTGCTCGAAACGGGCATTAAAGTGATTGACTTGCTGTGTCCGTTTGCCAAAGGCGGTAAAGTAGGTCTGTTCGGCGGTGCCGGTGTGGGTAAAACCGTGAACATGATGGAATTGATCAACAACATCGCCAAAGCGCACAGCGGCTTGTCCGTGTTCGCAGGCGTGGGTGAGCGTACCCGTGAAGGTAACGACTTCTACCACGAGATGAAAGATTCCAACGTATTGGATAAAGTAGCTATGGTGTATGGCCAAATGAACGAACCTCCGGGCAACCGTCTGCGCGTTGCTTTGACCGGTTTGACTATGGCCGAATACTTCCGTGACGAAAAAGACGAAAACGGTAAAGGTCGCGACGTATTGTTCTTCGTGGACAACATCTACCGTTACACCCTGGCCGGTACCGAAGTATCCGCATTGTTGGGCCGTATGCCGTCTGCAGTGGGCTACCAACCGACATTGGCAGAAGAAATGGGTTGTTTGCAAGAGCGTATTACCTCTACCCAAACCGGTTCCATTACTTCCATCCAAGCCGTATATGTACCTGCGGACGACTTGACCGACCCGTCTCCGGCAACAACGTTCGCCCACTTGGACGCAACCGTCGTATTGAGCCGCGATATTGCCTCTTTGGGTATTTACCCGGCAGTCGATCCGCTTGATTCTACTTCGCGCCAACTGGATCCGATGGTATTGGGTCAAGAGCACTACGACGTAGCGCGCGGCGTACAGTCCACCCTGCAGAAATACAAAGAATTGCGCGACATCATCGCCATCTTGGGTATGGACGAATTGTCTGATGAAGACAAACTGACCGTAATGCGTGCGCGTAAAATCCAACGCTTCCTGTCCCAACCGTTCCACGTTGCCGAAGTGTTTACAGGTTCTCCGGGCAAATATGTCGCCCTGCGCGATACCATTGCCGGCTTCAAAGCCATCTTGAACGGCGAATACGATTATCTGCCCGAGCAGGCATTCTATATGGTCGGCAGCATTGAAGAAGCAGTAGAGAAAGCGAAAACCTTAAACTAA
- a CDS encoding YggL family protein, whose amino-acid sequence MPVYFRTPSRKRLHKMNRRQHKKLHLGEFQALIFGVQGSLHQAEDDAEAFGRFMDELIAYLVVNGLEMAGGGDCGDFSCLFQKSGARSLGETEKKAIISWLADREDVATLHATPLVDGFYGDDGWENYSETYKQAD is encoded by the coding sequence ATGCCTGTCTATTTCCGCACCCCAAGCAGGAAACGCCTGCACAAAATGAACCGCCGCCAGCATAAAAAGCTGCATTTGGGCGAGTTTCAAGCATTGATTTTCGGCGTTCAAGGCAGTTTGCACCAAGCTGAGGACGATGCCGAAGCGTTTGGCCGCTTTATGGACGAGCTGATTGCGTATCTTGTGGTAAACGGCTTGGAAATGGCGGGCGGGGGCGATTGCGGCGATTTTTCGTGCCTGTTTCAAAAATCCGGCGCCCGAAGCTTGGGAGAAACCGAGAAAAAAGCCATTATCTCTTGGCTGGCAGACCGCGAAGATGTCGCCACTTTGCACGCCACCCCGCTGGTTGACGGTTTTTACGGGGATGACGGCTGGGAAAATTACAGCGAAACCTATAAACAGGCAGATTAA
- a CDS encoding ATP synthase subunit I has protein sequence MKQIIILQSAVLSICAAVAFAVWGFAGFLSAVGGGLSYLLPTFVAVLLLKLFRGNPFLQSRMFVFGEILKVVLSLLSMLAVFAVWHQSLVFAPFLMGLLGVSHLVFLVLLRVKDYGR, from the coding sequence ATGAAGCAGATTATCATCCTACAATCCGCCGTATTGTCCATATGCGCCGCAGTTGCCTTTGCCGTATGGGGTTTTGCCGGATTCCTTTCGGCGGTCGGTGGCGGTTTGTCCTACCTGCTTCCCACGTTTGTTGCAGTTTTACTTTTAAAACTTTTCAGGGGAAACCCCTTCCTGCAAAGCAGGATGTTCGTCTTCGGAGAGATTTTAAAAGTAGTGCTGTCGCTGTTGTCCATGCTCGCCGTATTTGCTGTATGGCATCAATCGCTGGTGTTCGCCCCGTTTCTGATGGGGCTGCTCGGTGTCAGCCATTTGGTTTTTTTAGTATTGTTGAGAGTGAAAGATTATGGCAGGTGA